A stretch of Aedes aegypti strain LVP_AGWG chromosome 2, AaegL5.0 Primary Assembly, whole genome shotgun sequence DNA encodes these proteins:
- the LOC110675441 gene encoding biofilm and cell wall regulator 1-like, giving the protein MKLIVAALVVLVSCLVMAEPHWGFGHRHRHHHDQDGQNGPPSPPPPPVNVTQLMQDIWQTITSAINHAQNSTASASSNSSSSSAASNSSSSANSTSEGR; this is encoded by the coding sequence ATGAAACTGATTGTCGCCGCTTTGGTCGTTCTTGTATCGTGCTTGGTGATGGCCGAGCCACACTGGGGATTTGGCCATCGTCACCGTCACCATCATGACCAGGATGGACAAAATGGACCACCATCGCCACCACCGCCACCGGTTAACGTTACCCAACTGATGCAGGACATTTGGCAAACCATCACCAGTGCCATCAACCACGCCCAGAATTCAACGGCTTCCGCATCGAGCAACTCGTCCTCCTCCTCAGCAGCTAGCAACTCATCCTCGTCTGCAAATTCCACCAGCGAAGGACGTTAG
- the LOC5565096 gene encoding uncharacterized protein LOC5565096, with the protein MKLLLILVLAVVAVVAIALPDPYGHHHHHNGTRSIRERFNRTSPWQRYNGTLWTRERFNGTDGAAWIPRPRIPIPVRNRTFAIPSQPIPIQSNGDNGFF; encoded by the coding sequence ATGAAGCTGCTTCTAATTTTGGTGCTGGCAGTTGTTGCCGTGGTGGCAATTGCTCTTCCCGATCCCTACGGTCATCACCATCACCACAATGGAACTCGTTCGATCCGTGAACGCTTCAACAGAACAAGTCCCTGGCAGCGCTACAACGGAACTCTTTGGACCCGTGAACGTTTCAATGGTACCGACGGAGCAGCATGGATTCCTCGCCCGAGGATTCCAATTCCGGTGCGCAACCGGACGTTCGCAATCCCAAGTCAGCCCATTCCGATCCAGTCCAATGGAGATAATGGCTTTTTCTGA